In Candidatus Acidiferrales bacterium, the genomic window GTGGCCGTGGCGCTGGCCTTCGCGGGTATAGAGCGGCGAGAAGGAAACCCCCAAATACTTCTCGCGCCCGTCCGGGCCGCGAAAGACCACTTCTTCCCTGGTCCGCTTCCCTTCCTCGCCAGCCGCCACCGGCCCATCGAAGAACGGAAACAATTCGAGGAGCGGTTTCCCGTGGACGAACTCTTGCGAGTAGCCGGTGATCTCCTGGGCGGCGCGATTGATCAGCCCAACGCGGCCGCTCAGGTCCACCGTCAAGAGACCCCCGCGCATGGAATTGATCACATTCTCATGAAAGGCGCGCAACTCAGCCAGTTCGCTGCGCTTGTCTGTCAACTCGGTGCGCGCCCGGCGGAGTTTCTCCACCAGCTCACTCGATAGGTAGGCCACTGCCAGGAACGCAAACAGATTGCTGAAGATGTCCACCTGGAGGCCTTTGAGTTCGGGCCGAAAGCTGGCGAACGAGGGGATGAAGGCATAGTAGGCAAGCTCGACCGTGGCGCCGAGGAAGACAAAAGCCAGCCCGGCGATCGTGAAGGCGCCGGCCCGCGGCAATACGACGGCGCCGACAAGGATGCCGAGCGGGTAGAGCGAAATAAAGTAACTCTCGGTGCCGCCGGTCACGTAAACCAGGCCGGTGACGAGCAGGAGATCGCAAATGATCTGAACGTATGCCTGCAGCATCATGTCCTGGTTCATTCTCAGGAGAAGAACAAAAAAGAGCCCGAGCGAATACCAAAGGACGATTAACGTGATGAAAGACTTCACCGGAACAGGGAGCAAGGTGAAGTTCTTGATGGCCAGTTCGATTCCCACCAGGAAGGTGATCACGAGCAAGCGAACCTTGCTCAGCCAGAGGAGCCACTCCCGGATGTTTTCCTGCTTTCCCATTTCGCATCCTTGGGGCGGGAGGCAGCGCCCCGCTCGCCGGCTGTCCCGAAGCTTCGGGAGCCAGCAGGCGGGGCGCCCGGTGCATTAGCCGGACAGCTTCGAGATCAACGAGAACAACGGCAGATACATCGAGATCACGATCCCTCCCACGATCACACCCAGAATAACGATCATGATCGGTTCGAGCGCGGTCAGCAGGTCTTTCACAGCCGCGTCCACTTCTTCCTCAAAGAAATCGGCGATCTTGGAGAGCATGGCGTCCATGGCGCCGGTCTGTTCGCCGACCCCGATCATCTGGGTTACCATCGAAGGGAAGATATCCGAGTCGCGCATCGGATCGACCAGCGTGCGGCCGGCTTCGACCGCCTTGCGCGTCTGGAGAATCGCCCGTTCAATGACGGCGTTGCCGGAAGTGCGCGCGGTGATCTCAAGCCCTTCCAGGATCGGCACGCCGGAGGCGATCAAGGTGCCGAGGGTGCGGCTGAATCGGGCTACGGCAATCTTGCGCAGAATCGTTCCGATGAGCGGCAGCCGCAGCAGCAGCGAGTCAATCGCGAAGCGCCCGTTCGGCGTCTTGTAGTACTGGCGGACGACGATGGCCAGCAGGAACAGGCCGATTATCGCAAGCACGGCGTAGCGGCTGACAAAATTGCTCAGGCCGATCACCACCCGCGTGGGAAGCGGCAGGCTCACGCCCAGACCCACGAAGAGTTTGGCGAAAATCGGCACCACCTTCCAAAGCAGCAACGTGATGACGCCGCCGGCAATGCTGATCACGGCAAACGGATAGATCAGCGCCGACTTCACCGCCCGCTTCAGTTTCACGTTCTTTTCAATGTAAGTCGAAAGCCGCTGGAGAATCGTGTCCAAGATACCGCCGGCCTCGCCCGCCTCCACCATGTTGACGAACAAATCGTCAAACACTTTCGTGTGCTGGCGCATGGCAGCCGAAAGCGTGGAACCGCCTTCGACGCTGCTCCGCACCGACGCCAGGATCCGCTGGAACGTTTTGTTCTCCTGCTGCGACGCCAGAATCTCCAGGCATTGCACCAGCGGCAAGCCAGCGTCGATCATCACCGAAAACTGGCGTGTGAAGATCGCCAGCTCTTTGGTGCTGACGCCCGCGCCGATGGTAGGCAGCGAAAACTCCTTTCCCTTTTCCGAAATGCGGGAAGGGGTAATCGTTTCCCGACGCAAGATAGCGGCAAGTGCCGATTTATTGTCGGCCACTCGCTCGCCGCTCACCTTCGTGCCGGCTCGATTGGTTCCCCGATACGTATAGACTGGCATAACTTCCTCCCTAGCTCATTTCCTGCCCGTGCGGGCCCCGTACCGGACGGTACGGGGCGGGCCGAGTGATCCTGGGCGTACGCTGTCTTCCAGAAAAATCTTCATCGCTTGTGTGTCCCCACCGGACGGCGCATCCCCGCCGTCGGGGCCAGCCCAACCCCGCGGTTGATCATGTCCTGCAGCTCTTCCGGGCTGGATGACCGGGAAAGCGCCATCTCCAGAGTGATCAATTTTTTGAAATAGAGGTCGGCGAGTGACTGATTGAAGGTTTGCATTCCGAATCTCTCCTGGCCGCTCTGCATGGCCGAGTAGATCTGGTGGATCTTGTCCTCGCGAATCAGGTTGCGAATGGCGGCGTTGGGAATCAGGACTTCCATGGCGAGCGCCCGGCCGCGACCGTCGCCACGCGGCAGCAGCGCCTGCGAAAGGATTCCTTCCAGCGTCATGGAGAGCTGGGCGCGCACCTGCGGCTGCTGATGCGAGGGGAAGACGTCCACGATGCGGTTGATGCTTGAGATGGCGCTGTTGGTGTGAAGCGTCGCCAGCGTCAGGTGGCCGGTCTCGGCGATGCGCAGCGCCGATTCGATGGTTTCGAGATCCCGCATTTCGCCGATCAGGACGACGTCGGGGTCCTCGCGCAAGGCGGCTCGCAAGGCATTGGCGAAGGAGGCGGTGTCCGAGTGCACCTCGCGCTGATTCACCAGGCATTTCTTGTGCGAGTGCAGGAACTCGATCGGGTCTTCAATCGTGATCATGTGGTCTTCGCGCTCGATGTTGATCTTGTCGAGCATGGCTGCCAGGGTGGTGGATTTGCCCGAACCGGTGGGGCCGGTGACCAGGACCAATCCGCGTGGCTTTTCGCAGAGGGTTTTGACGACGGCCGGCAGGCCAAGCTTTTCAAAGCTCCAGATTTCCCACGGGATCGCGCGAAAAGCGGCCCCGGCGGCGCCTCGCTGGTTGAAGACATTGGCGCGGAAGCGAGCCAGATTTTTGATGCCGAAGGAGAAGTCCAGCTCGAGCTGCTCCTCAAAGCGATGTTTCTGAGCGTCGGTCATGACGCTGTAGGCGAGTTGCTTGGTTTCAGCCGCCGTCAGCGGGGGCATATCCAGCGGGCGGAGTTTGCCGTGCACGCGCACCCGTGGCGGGGAGTTGGTGGTAATGTGCAGGTCGGTGCCGCCCATTTCAACCATGATCTTCAGCAGCTCAGCGAGGGAAACCATATCGTTTGTCTCCTCCGGGGGTTGGACCGAGAAGGCGCCGGGTTAGAGCACCGATTCTCGGAGAACCTCCTCCATCGTCGTGACGCCATCCTTGATCTTGATCAAGCCGCTCCTTCGCAGCCCGACCATTCCTTGCTCGAAGGCTTTCTTGCGCAGCTCCATGGCTGACGCGCCTACCAGGATGAGTTCGCGCAACTCGTCGTTAATTTCCATCACTTCGTAAAGCCCAACGCGGCCTTTGTAGCCAGTCTCGTTGCAGACGGTACACCCCTTGCCGGCGAAGACCTTGAGGGTCTTCACCTCCTCTGGCGAAAAGCCGGCCTCGATGAGAGCATGTTTGGGTACCTCGATCTCTTCGCGGCACTGCAAGCAGATCCGGCGCACCAGTCGCTGCGCGCAGATCAGGTTCACCGAGGTGGCAACCAGGAACGGCTCAATCCCCATGTTCATCAAGCGGCTGATGGTGGAAGGGGCGTCGTTGGTGTGCAGCGTCGAGAGCACCAGGTGGCCGGTGAGGGCCGCCTTGACAGCAATTTCGGCGGTCTCAAAATCGCGGATCTCGCCCACGAGGATGATATTGGGGTCCTGCCGGAGAAAGCTGCGCAGCGCGGCGGCAAAATTCAAGCCGATCTGTTCTTTCATCTGAACCTGGTTGATACCGTGCAATTGGAATTCGACCGGGTCCTCGGCAGTCAGAATGTTCGTTGTCGGCGCATTCAGGCGAGCGACGGAAGAATAGAGGGTGTTCGTTTTTCCTGATCCCGTCGGCCCGGTCACCAACACCATGCCGTAAGGCTTCAAGATCGCCTTCTCAAACTGAACGAGCGACTCGG contains:
- a CDS encoding type II secretion system F family protein is translated as MPVYTYRGTNRAGTKVSGERVADNKSALAAILRRETITPSRISEKGKEFSLPTIGAGVSTKELAIFTRQFSVMIDAGLPLVQCLEILASQQENKTFQRILASVRSSVEGGSTLSAAMRQHTKVFDDLFVNMVEAGEAGGILDTILQRLSTYIEKNVKLKRAVKSALIYPFAVISIAGGVITLLLWKVVPIFAKLFVGLGVSLPLPTRVVIGLSNFVSRYAVLAIIGLFLLAIVVRQYYKTPNGRFAIDSLLLRLPLIGTILRKIAVARFSRTLGTLIASGVPILEGLEITARTSGNAVIERAILQTRKAVEAGRTLVDPMRDSDIFPSMVTQMIGVGEQTGAMDAMLSKIADFFEEEVDAAVKDLLTALEPIMIVILGVIVGGIVISMYLPLFSLISKLSG
- a CDS encoding type IV pilus twitching motility protein PilT, whose amino-acid sequence is MVSLAELLKIMVEMGGTDLHITTNSPPRVRVHGKLRPLDMPPLTAAETKQLAYSVMTDAQKHRFEEQLELDFSFGIKNLARFRANVFNQRGAAGAAFRAIPWEIWSFEKLGLPAVVKTLCEKPRGLVLVTGPTGSGKSTTLAAMLDKINIEREDHMITIEDPIEFLHSHKKCLVNQREVHSDTASFANALRAALREDPDVVLIGEMRDLETIESALRIAETGHLTLATLHTNSAISSINRIVDVFPSHQQPQVRAQLSMTLEGILSQALLPRGDGRGRALAMEVLIPNAAIRNLIREDKIHQIYSAMQSGQERFGMQTFNQSLADLYFKKLITLEMALSRSSSPEELQDMINRGVGLAPTAGMRRPVGTHKR
- a CDS encoding ATP-binding protein yields the protein MGKQENIREWLLWLSKVRLLVITFLVGIELAIKNFTLLPVPVKSFITLIVLWYSLGLFFVLLLRMNQDMMLQAYVQIICDLLLVTGLVYVTGGTESYFISLYPLGILVGAVVLPRAGAFTIAGLAFVFLGATVELAYYAFIPSFASFRPELKGLQVDIFSNLFAFLAVAYLSSELVEKLRRARTELTDKRSELAELRAFHENVINSMRGGLLTVDLSGRVGLINRAAQEITGYSQEFVHGKPLLELFPFFDGPVAAGEEGKRTREEVVFRGPDGREKYLGVSFSPLYTREGQRHGHIFNFQDLTELKRLEQEVATQERLAELGRMAAAIAHEVRQPLAAISGAVKGIAKLAPMGADEHQLVEVVNRESQRLDKLITDFLHYSRARNYQFRESNLIELLDETLTLLDRHPAKNGKCLFERRFPAWPVTLRLDRDRMKQVFWNLGSNALGAMPHGGKLEVSVELRPKSVQVSFRDTGIGMDEKEKAKIFEPFQSFSGGTGLGLAIVYEIVQAHNGRIGVESRRDKGTKFTIELPRTA